The nucleotide window GAAGAATCAATTACTGAGGATATCAGCAAGATGTACAGAAATAAGTTGGGATTTTTGAAGAACTGAACCTCATTAGGAGATATGTAACCATCTTGATCCTTGTCAAATACTTTGAAGGCCTCTCTCAGTTCCTCTTCAGCTTCACATtcctatatataaaccaagtaCAGTCACCGTTTATATGGACTCCACCACTCTTTAtcagagtgttttttttttttttaacgtaaTTGTATGAAGTGATTAATTACCTTCATTTTTCTTGCCATGAGATTCAAGAACTCCCCAAGCTCTATAGTTCCATTACCATTCACATCAACTTCATTGATCATGTTATGAAGTTCTTCTGCTGTAGGGTTTTGATCTAGTGATCTGAGCGCAGCTGCTAGTTCTTCTATGGTAATACAACCTGTCATATGCTCGACCAATCAGtcagtaaattaaaaaataagaatattataatcAAGAATTTGCAGAGATAAGAAGAAATTGCACCATCTCCATCCTTGTCTAGGAGGCGAAAAACTTGCTGAAACTCAATAATCTGTTCCTCAGGCAACGCATCTCCCATACTGCCTTATTCGATGAACTTGCAGGAGGGAGCTCTAGGGGACACTTTGAATAATA belongs to Mangifera indica cultivar Alphonso chromosome 2, CATAS_Mindica_2.1, whole genome shotgun sequence and includes:
- the LOC123206308 gene encoding calmodulin-like, which produces MGDALPEEQIIEFQQVFRLLDKDGDGCITIEELAAALRSLDQNPTAEELHNMINEVDVNGNGTIELGEFLNLMARKMKECEAEEELREAFKVFDKDQDGYISPNELRHVMMNLGEKLTDEEVEQMVREADLDGDGQVNYEEFVRMMMMAF